One genomic segment of Flavobacteriaceae bacterium includes these proteins:
- a CDS encoding sigma-70 family RNA polymerase sigma factor has protein sequence MTKKVEENFLLDFEKNQNIVHKICRIYTTDQDAHKDLFQEITIQVWKNYGKFRGDSKFSTWMYRVALNTAISLYRKSTRTIKTQDIGDVAFKIQSNDYDDTQERQLNALYKAIHRLNDIDKALIFLYLENKPYKEISETLGISEVNARVKMNRAKDKLKNILNP, from the coding sequence GTGACTAAAAAGGTTGAGGAGAATTTCTTATTAGATTTTGAAAAAAATCAAAATATAGTCCATAAGATCTGTAGGATATATACTACAGATCAAGATGCACACAAAGATTTGTTTCAGGAAATTACGATTCAAGTTTGGAAAAATTATGGGAAATTCAGAGGGGATTCCAAATTTAGTACCTGGATGTATAGAGTTGCATTAAACACGGCAATTTCTTTATACAGAAAATCTACCAGAACTATTAAAACACAAGACATAGGTGATGTTGCGTTTAAAATTCAGTCGAATGATTATGATGATACTCAAGAGCGGCAATTAAATGCTTTGTACAAAGCCATACATCGTTTAAATGATATTGATAAAGCGTTGATTTTCTTATATCTGGAAAATAAACCTTATAAAGAAATTTCGGAAACATTAGGTATTTCCGAAGTAAATGCAAGAGTAAAAATGAACAGAGCAAAAGATAAACTTAAAAATATATTAAACCCATAA
- a CDS encoding helix-turn-helix domain-containing protein: MNIEEQSERTEFVFIKRQDLKEELRLLMTETISEYKQEKIWITAKEAMALLAIKSATTLQMLRNTGKIEFSQPMKKLILYKKSSVLEYLEKHSRKTW, encoded by the coding sequence ATGAACATAGAAGAACAAAGCGAACGCACTGAGTTCGTATTTATAAAACGACAGGATTTAAAAGAAGAATTACGCCTACTAATGACGGAAACTATTTCTGAATATAAGCAAGAGAAGATTTGGATTACAGCAAAAGAAGCAATGGCTCTGTTAGCCATTAAGAGTGCCACTACGCTCCAAATGCTCAGAAATACAGGTAAAATCGAGTTTTCTCAACCTATGAAAAAGCTGATTTTATACAAGAAATCATCGGTTTTGGAATATTTAGAAAAACACTCTAGAAAAACGTGGTAA
- a CDS encoding carotene hydroxylase, which translates to MLFALVTIITFLIMEGITWCTHKYVMHGFMWYFHEDHHQPKYETPLERNDIFFVIFAAPSIALFYFGLHPTLNILFFIGLGILCYGIAYFLVHDVLIHQRFKWFKNTNNRYLKGLRKAHKIHHKKLHKHDGECFGMLFVPFKYFRKPKI; encoded by the coding sequence ATGCTTTTTGCTCTTGTCACAATAATAACATTTTTGATAATGGAAGGTATTACTTGGTGTACACATAAATACGTGATGCACGGTTTTATGTGGTATTTTCATGAAGATCACCATCAGCCCAAGTATGAAACTCCGTTAGAAAGAAACGATATCTTTTTTGTAATTTTTGCTGCTCCCAGTATTGCATTGTTCTATTTTGGACTTCATCCGACATTAAATATCTTATTTTTTATAGGGCTAGGCATTTTATGCTATGGTATTGCCTATTTTTTGGTGCACGATGTATTAATTCATCAGCGTTTTAAATGGTTTAAAAATACAAACAACAGGTATCTGAAAGGGCTGAGAAAAGCACATAAAATTCATCACAAAAAATTGCACAAGCACGATGGAGAATGTTTTGGAATGCTATTTGTACCTTTCAAATACTTTCGAAAACCTAAGATTTAA
- a CDS encoding MerR family transcriptional regulator: protein MNNIKRDFTIKDLENISGIKAHTIRIWEKRYGLLQPQRTNTNIRYYSNQNLTKLLNIVLLNKNNYKISKIAQMSEDMITLNARELAFKIAVNDEAINSFKLAMFQFDKVLFNTTYNKLLHKKTFRDIFKDIFIPFLQHIGLLWQTETLLPAHEHFISNLIAQKIQINIEKLQYNVTENTTTYVLFLPENEIHELGLLYLNYELVLRGNHTIYLGQSLPLDNLNYFFDGHKEVCFVTSLTVQPYDDKVAEYFYTIDTILKESRHKLIAIGRKAMNMQDYDFKSSIELYPEVSDLLNVL, encoded by the coding sequence TTGAACAATATAAAAAGAGATTTTACCATAAAAGACCTTGAAAATATTTCGGGAATCAAAGCACATACGATTCGCATTTGGGAAAAACGTTATGGTCTTTTGCAGCCTCAAAGGACAAATACTAATATCAGATATTATTCTAATCAAAATTTAACGAAGCTTTTAAATATTGTTTTGTTAAATAAAAATAACTATAAAATATCTAAGATTGCTCAAATGTCTGAAGATATGATCACATTAAATGCCAGGGAATTAGCTTTTAAAATTGCCGTCAATGATGAAGCTATAAATTCGTTCAAACTAGCGATGTTCCAATTTGATAAAGTGTTATTCAATACAACCTATAATAAATTGCTTCATAAAAAAACATTTCGAGATATTTTTAAAGATATTTTTATTCCTTTTTTGCAACATATAGGCCTCTTGTGGCAAACAGAAACCTTATTGCCGGCCCATGAACATTTTATTTCTAATTTAATTGCTCAAAAGATTCAAATTAATATAGAAAAATTACAATATAATGTTACCGAAAATACCACCACGTATGTCTTATTTCTTCCTGAAAACGAGATACATGAATTAGGGCTTTTATATTTGAATTACGAACTGGTTCTCAGAGGTAATCACACTATATACTTGGGGCAGAGCCTCCCTTTGGATAACTTAAATTACTTTTTTGATGGTCATAAAGAGGTTTGCTTTGTCACTTCGCTAACGGTACAGCCTTACGACGATAAAGTAGCCGAATATTTTTATACTATAGATACTATCTTAAAAGAAAGTAGACATAAGTTAATAGCTATTGGCAGGAAAGCCATGAATATGCAAGATTATGATTTTAAATCTTCTATTGAACTATATCCGGAAGTTTCCGATTTGTTAAATGTATTATAA
- the tatC gene encoding twin-arginine translocase subunit TatC has product MSNQGKEMSFLTHLEELRWHLVRSFLAIIIVAAVIFIFKETIYDDFLLAHRDANFLTYRAFCNFFSILGSESGFCTITFKDKLQVLKVTQQFMNAIWVSFVLGLIFSFPYVLWEIWRFIAPGLHENEIKKSRGFIFIASLLFFIGVLFSYYVILPMSVYFFYNFQITSSVENQITLQSHIGLVTNTLLGVAIMFELPVIIYFLSKIGLITPEFLKRYRKHALVLVLILSAIITPPDVASQIIVSIPILILYEVSIKVSKRVIKNQEKKYD; this is encoded by the coding sequence ATGTCAAATCAAGGAAAAGAAATGTCATTTTTGACTCACTTAGAGGAACTAAGATGGCATCTGGTACGAAGTTTTTTAGCGATTATCATTGTGGCTGCGGTTATTTTTATTTTTAAAGAAACCATATATGATGATTTTTTATTAGCACACAGAGATGCCAATTTTTTAACCTATAGAGCTTTTTGTAACTTTTTTTCCATCCTTGGGTCCGAAAGCGGGTTTTGTACTATTACTTTTAAAGATAAATTACAAGTACTAAAAGTTACCCAACAATTTATGAATGCCATCTGGGTTTCTTTTGTTTTAGGTCTTATTTTTTCATTTCCCTATGTGCTATGGGAAATATGGAGGTTTATAGCTCCGGGATTACATGAAAATGAAATCAAAAAATCCAGAGGGTTTATATTCATTGCCTCACTGCTTTTTTTTATAGGTGTTTTATTTAGTTACTATGTAATTCTACCTATGTCGGTATATTTCTTTTATAATTTTCAAATTACAAGCTCAGTAGAAAATCAAATTACTTTGCAATCACATATTGGATTGGTAACCAACACTTTACTGGGAGTAGCCATTATGTTTGAACTCCCGGTAATTATCTATTTTTTATCCAAAATAGGTTTGATTACCCCTGAATTTCTAAAAAGATATAGAAAACATGCTTTGGTTTTGGTCTTAATATTGTCGGCTATTATTACACCTCCGGATGTAGCAAGTCAAATCATTGTATCCATTCCCATTTTGATACTCTATGAAGTGAGTATAAAAGTATCCAAAAGAGTGATTAAAAATCAAGAAAAGAAATATGACTGA
- a CDS encoding lycopene cyclase domain-containing protein, translated as MYLYLILNIASLSIPLIYSFDKKMRFIRHWRAVLLSLVIIASVFLLWDAVFTKNGVWGFNPKYHLNCTLLGMPIEEWLFFFCIPYASIFIHYSFEYFKPNLLLSKHVTQAITIGLILTLIPVIIVHTDKDYTYVNYSALVFLLAISLKYGIKYLQRFYIAFLAILIPFFIVNGILTGIRLDEPIVWYNDEENLGIRIATIPVEDIGYAFTMIFGNIFLIEKFKK; from the coding sequence ATGTATTTATACCTAATTCTGAATATAGCCTCTTTGAGTATTCCTTTGATATACTCATTCGATAAAAAAATGCGCTTCATCAGACATTGGAGAGCAGTATTACTTTCTTTAGTAATTATTGCTTCTGTTTTTCTGCTTTGGGATGCTGTTTTTACGAAAAACGGAGTATGGGGGTTTAACCCCAAATACCATTTAAACTGTACGCTTTTGGGAATGCCAATAGAAGAATGGCTATTTTTTTTCTGTATTCCGTATGCAAGTATATTTATTCATTATTCTTTTGAATATTTCAAACCGAATCTGTTACTGTCAAAACATGTTACACAGGCGATTACTATCGGGCTTATACTGACACTCATTCCGGTTATTATTGTGCATACGGATAAAGACTACACTTATGTCAATTATAGCGCTTTGGTGTTTTTATTGGCAATTAGTCTAAAGTATGGAATAAAATACTTACAAAGATTTTATATTGCTTTTTTGGCAATACTGATTCCGTTTTTTATAGTGAACGGAATTCTTACGGGAATAAGACTGGACGAACCGATAGTATGGTATAATGATGAGGAAAATTTAGGAATACGAATTGCTACCATACCTGTTGAGGATATCGGTTATGCCTTTACGATGATTTTTGGCAATATATTTCTCATAGAAAAGTTTAAAAAATAA
- a CDS encoding RecQ family ATP-dependent DNA helicase, with product MDLYSPLKKFFGFNQFKGLQEEVIKSIINNNNTFVVMPTGGGKSLCYQLPALMKEGTAIVVSPLIALMKNQVDAIRGISENKGIAHVLNSSLNKTEIAKVKSDISAGITKLLYVAPESLIKEEYVTFLRSEKISFVAIDEAHCISEWGHDFRPEYRNLRNIIKQIDNVSVIGLTATAKEKVQEDILKTLGITNAKTFKASFNRANLFYEVRPKTKEVEKDMIRFVKQRKNKSGIIYCLSRKKVEEIAQVLQVNGIRAVPYHAGLDAKTRIKHQDMFLMENCDVVVATIAFGMGIDKPDVRYVIHYDMPKSLESYYQETGRAGRDGGEGYCLAFYAYKDIEKLEKFMAGKPVAEQEIGHALLQEVVGYAETSMSRRKYLLHYFGEEFDEKNGEGADMDDNSKNPKKEHEAKNDVVKLLCIIRDTKEKYKPKEIVNTLTGKENAMLNSHKTYLQDFFGIGKDKSGSYWMALLRQILVANLIKKEIEQYGVIKLTDIGKKFIITPQSFMMTEDHIYLEEDTSSEIITNTKATMISTDEHLIKMLRDLRKKIAVKQGVPPYAVFQNPSLDDMTLKYPITTEEMATVHGVGEGKARKFGEEFIRLISKYVEENDIIRPDDLIVKSTGVNSGLKLYIIQNTDRKLPLIDIAKAKGLEMEELIKEMEVIIYSGTKLNINYILDELLDEDQQEEIYNYFMEAENDKIQNALDEFGGDYEEEELRLMRIKFISEVAN from the coding sequence ATGGATTTATATAGCCCCTTAAAAAAGTTTTTTGGCTTTAATCAGTTCAAGGGGCTGCAAGAAGAGGTCATTAAAAGCATTATTAATAACAATAATACTTTTGTGGTGATGCCTACCGGAGGAGGTAAATCTCTTTGTTATCAGTTACCTGCTTTAATGAAAGAGGGCACTGCTATTGTGGTTTCCCCTTTAATTGCCTTAATGAAAAATCAGGTGGATGCCATTAGAGGTATTTCCGAAAATAAGGGAATAGCTCACGTATTAAATTCTTCATTAAATAAAACTGAAATTGCCAAGGTAAAAAGCGACATTTCGGCAGGAATAACCAAATTATTATATGTGGCGCCGGAATCTCTGATTAAAGAAGAATATGTTACGTTCTTACGATCCGAAAAAATATCTTTTGTAGCTATAGATGAAGCACATTGTATTTCCGAATGGGGGCATGATTTCAGACCCGAATATAGGAATTTACGAAATATTATTAAACAAATTGATAATGTTTCGGTTATTGGTTTAACAGCTACTGCTAAGGAAAAAGTTCAGGAAGATATTTTAAAAACATTAGGTATTACGAATGCCAAAACATTTAAAGCTTCATTTAACAGGGCAAATTTATTTTATGAAGTACGACCGAAAACAAAAGAGGTTGAAAAAGATATGATCCGTTTTGTAAAACAACGCAAAAATAAATCCGGGATTATTTATTGTTTGAGTAGAAAAAAAGTAGAAGAAATTGCCCAGGTACTACAAGTAAACGGAATTAGAGCCGTACCATATCATGCCGGCTTAGATGCTAAAACACGAATAAAACATCAGGATATGTTTTTAATGGAAAATTGTGATGTTGTAGTAGCAACTATTGCTTTTGGAATGGGTATAGACAAACCGGATGTCCGGTATGTTATACACTATGATATGCCAAAAAGTTTGGAAAGTTATTATCAGGAAACCGGAAGAGCCGGACGAGATGGAGGGGAAGGTTATTGTTTGGCTTTTTATGCGTATAAAGACATTGAAAAATTAGAGAAATTTATGGCTGGAAAACCTGTAGCCGAACAAGAAATAGGACATGCTTTATTACAGGAAGTTGTGGGTTATGCGGAAACTTCCATGAGTAGGCGTAAGTATTTATTACATTATTTCGGAGAGGAGTTTGACGAAAAAAACGGAGAGGGTGCCGATATGGATGATAACAGTAAAAACCCTAAAAAAGAGCATGAAGCAAAGAATGATGTCGTAAAATTACTATGTATTATAAGAGATACTAAAGAAAAATACAAGCCAAAGGAAATTGTAAACACACTAACAGGAAAGGAAAATGCTATGTTAAACTCTCACAAAACATATTTACAAGATTTTTTTGGGATAGGAAAAGATAAAAGTGGTTCATATTGGATGGCTTTGTTAAGACAAATATTAGTTGCCAATCTAATTAAAAAAGAAATTGAGCAATATGGTGTTATTAAACTAACGGATATAGGAAAAAAATTTATAATAACCCCCCAATCTTTTATGATGACCGAAGATCATATTTACTTAGAGGAAGATACGTCATCAGAGATTATTACAAATACGAAAGCAACAATGATTAGCACTGACGAACATCTCATAAAGATGTTAAGAGATTTGCGTAAAAAAATTGCAGTGAAGCAGGGTGTCCCTCCTTATGCAGTTTTTCAGAATCCTTCTTTAGATGATATGACGTTAAAATATCCAATTACTACAGAAGAAATGGCCACAGTACACGGAGTTGGAGAAGGGAAAGCCCGTAAATTCGGAGAGGAGTTTATACGGTTGATCTCCAAATATGTAGAAGAAAATGATATCATTCGTCCGGATGATTTAATTGTGAAAAGTACGGGTGTAAATTCAGGACTAAAATTATATATTATTCAAAATACAGATAGAAAATTGCCTTTAATTGATATAGCAAAAGCAAAAGGATTGGAGATGGAGGAATTAATTAAAGAGATGGAAGTTATCATTTATTCCGGTACAAAATTGAATATAAACTATATTTTGGATGAGCTTTTGGATGAAGATCAACAAGAAGAAATCTACAACTATTTTATGGAGGCAGAGAATGACAAAATTCAGAATGCTTTAGACGAATTTGGTGGCGATTATGAAGAGGAAGAACTGCGACTCATGCGTATTAAATTTATTAGCGAAGTAGCCAATTAA
- a CDS encoding KpsF/GutQ family sugar-phosphate isomerase, translating to MEGNAISNLVNFVDENFEKAVACILASKGRIIVTGIGKSANIAAKIVATFNSTGTPSIFMHAADAIHGDLGMIQNDDMVVCISKSGNTAEIKVLIPLIKNSKNKIIAITGNSDSFLANHADFILNSYVEKEACPNNLTPTTSTTAQLVIGDALAVCLLKLRAFSKDDFAKYHPGGALGKRLYLKVSDVIKQNQLPKVNETCTVAKVIVEITEKRLGATAVLSENGKISGIITDGDIRRMLATQPDITNVKAKDIMGRNPKIISCEAMAIAALETMESNNISQILITDSYGNYTGVIHLHDLIKEGIF from the coding sequence ATGGAGGGCAATGCAATTTCAAATCTCGTAAACTTTGTCGATGAAAATTTTGAAAAAGCGGTTGCATGTATCTTAGCATCTAAAGGCAGGATCATTGTTACTGGTATAGGTAAAAGTGCTAATATTGCAGCAAAAATTGTGGCAACATTTAATTCAACCGGAACTCCATCTATATTTATGCATGCTGCCGATGCAATTCACGGGGATTTGGGAATGATACAAAATGATGACATGGTGGTTTGTATTTCCAAAAGTGGAAATACAGCAGAAATAAAAGTCTTAATTCCGCTGATAAAAAATTCAAAAAATAAGATCATAGCAATTACAGGGAATAGCGACTCATTTTTGGCAAATCATGCGGATTTCATACTGAATTCCTATGTAGAAAAAGAAGCCTGCCCAAATAACTTAACTCCAACAACAAGCACAACTGCTCAGTTGGTCATAGGTGATGCGTTGGCAGTATGCTTACTAAAATTAAGAGCATTCTCAAAGGATGATTTTGCAAAATACCATCCGGGAGGAGCATTAGGTAAACGTCTGTATTTAAAGGTTTCGGATGTAATCAAGCAAAATCAGCTACCGAAAGTTAATGAAACCTGTACGGTTGCAAAAGTGATTGTTGAAATAACAGAAAAAAGATTGGGAGCAACCGCCGTTTTATCTGAAAACGGGAAAATTTCCGGAATTATTACAGACGGAGATATTAGAAGAATGCTGGCTACACAACCTGATATTACAAATGTAAAGGCCAAAGATATTATGGGGCGAAACCCAAAGATCATTTCTTGCGAAGCTATGGCCATAGCGGCTTTAGAAACGATGGAGAGTAATAATATCTCGCAAATTTTAATTACAGACTCGTATGGAAATTATACAGGAGTTATTCATTTACACGATTTAATCAAAGAAGGAATATTTTAA
- a CDS encoding S8 family serine peptidase, with protein MKKTITVCLSENAEVKNNFNTIGVKSGAFKRELKLEPFLQRKKDKNRSFIASYETMNPEERKLYRLYKLEVDTSELEAVKNQLSTNPDVDFFEVSKTIETKYSPNDPSYPKLYGLQKIECEDAWNISKGDGITVAVIDTGVDYNHPDIKNNMWQKNGSYGYDFSSNNNDPMDYSGHGTHVAGTIGAIANNNLGIAGVSPKVKIMAVKIFPYRDDNPDSIVKALKYAADNGAKILNNSWGFTERTPSSPTIEAAIDYVHAKGGICVFAAGNENDNVKYYSPANYKNTISVGATDKNDDKPRFSNFGKGITVYAPGKDILSLERGTNGYAYKDGTSMATPHVSGALALNLAIHSYKNLNHLKHDLKTKSDIVNNRLRLNCNKLLK; from the coding sequence ATGAAAAAAACAATAACAGTATGCCTTAGCGAAAACGCCGAGGTTAAAAACAATTTCAATACGATTGGAGTTAAGAGTGGCGCATTTAAAAGAGAACTAAAACTTGAACCTTTTTTACAACGTAAAAAAGATAAAAACAGGTCATTTATTGCTTCTTATGAAACCATGAATCCGGAGGAAAGAAAGCTATACAGATTGTACAAATTAGAAGTTGACACATCTGAATTGGAAGCGGTTAAAAATCAGCTTAGTACAAATCCGGACGTGGATTTTTTCGAAGTCAGTAAAACCATTGAAACAAAATACTCTCCAAACGACCCTTCCTATCCAAAACTATATGGATTACAAAAAATTGAATGCGAGGATGCCTGGAATATATCAAAAGGAGACGGTATTACCGTTGCTGTAATTGATACGGGAGTGGATTACAACCATCCGGATATCAAAAACAATATGTGGCAAAAAAACGGAAGTTACGGATATGATTTCTCCAGCAATAACAATGATCCTATGGATTATAGCGGACACGGAACTCATGTTGCGGGAACCATAGGAGCCATAGCAAATAACAACCTCGGCATTGCAGGGGTGTCTCCAAAGGTGAAAATTATGGCTGTAAAAATTTTCCCTTATCGTGATGATAATCCGGATAGTATTGTAAAGGCTTTAAAATATGCTGCAGATAACGGAGCAAAAATCCTGAATAATAGCTGGGGGTTTACCGAGCGAACTCCTTCTTCTCCGACTATTGAAGCAGCCATCGATTATGTACACGCTAAGGGAGGTATCTGTGTATTTGCTGCCGGCAATGAAAACGATAATGTAAAATACTATTCTCCTGCTAATTATAAAAATACCATTTCGGTAGGTGCTACGGACAAAAATGATGATAAGCCCCGTTTTTCTAATTTCGGAAAAGGCATCACTGTATATGCCCCCGGAAAAGACATATTATCTTTAGAAAGAGGCACAAACGGATATGCTTATAAAGACGGGACATCTATGGCAACTCCACATGTTTCCGGAGCATTGGCACTAAATTTAGCCATACACTCGTATAAAAACCTCAACCATCTGAAACACGATTTAAAAACAAAATCAGATATCGTAAATAACAGACTCAGATTAAATTGTAATAAACTTTTAAAATAG
- a CDS encoding phytoene/squalene synthase family protein, translating into MKQLFDEVSLNCSRIVTKKYSTSFSMAVKLLSPGIRNAIYSIYGFVRFADEIVDTFHDYDKERLLEDFEKQYYDALETGISLNPILNSFQNTVKKYGITDDMVKAFLKSMRADLYKANYTTKEEYDAYIYGSADVVGLMCLKVFVNGDDTKYQELKDAAMRLGSAFQKVNFLRDLKNDYELLNRSYFPNVDLSSLDANSKKQIIEEIENDFNYAFTNGVLKLPAEAKFGVYMAYRYYRRLLKKLKKVPSSKIIETRIRISDPMKINLLARSYVKYKLNMI; encoded by the coding sequence ATGAAACAATTATTTGACGAAGTTTCTTTAAATTGTAGTAGAATTGTTACTAAAAAATACAGTACCTCATTCTCCATGGCAGTGAAGTTGCTATCTCCCGGAATTAGAAATGCTATTTATAGTATATACGGATTTGTAAGATTTGCCGATGAAATTGTGGATACGTTTCACGACTACGATAAAGAGAGGCTTCTGGAAGATTTTGAAAAGCAATATTACGATGCACTGGAAACAGGGATCAGTTTAAACCCAATTTTAAACTCGTTTCAAAATACAGTGAAAAAATATGGTATTACAGATGATATGGTAAAGGCATTTCTGAAAAGTATGCGGGCCGATTTATACAAAGCAAACTATACGACAAAAGAAGAATACGATGCCTATATTTATGGTTCTGCCGATGTTGTGGGGCTTATGTGTTTAAAAGTATTTGTAAACGGTGATGACACTAAATATCAAGAACTTAAAGATGCTGCCATGAGACTGGGATCTGCATTTCAGAAAGTAAATTTTTTGAGAGACTTAAAGAATGACTATGAATTATTAAACAGATCTTATTTTCCAAATGTAGACTTATCATCTTTAGATGCAAATTCTAAAAAGCAAATCATTGAAGAAATTGAAAATGATTTTAATTATGCTTTTACTAACGGAGTTTTGAAACTACCGGCAGAAGCTAAATTCGGAGTCTATATGGCATATCGGTATTATAGAAGATTATTAAAAAAGTTAAAAAAAGTACCTTCTTCTAAAATTATAGAGACCAGAATCCGAATTTCCGATCCCATGAAAATAAATTTACTGGCCAGGAGCTATGTAAAATACAAACTAAATATGATATAA
- the crtI gene encoding phytoene desaturase, producing MRKNIHIIGAGFSALAASCYLAKAGYNVTVLEKNATIGGRARQLKKEGFTFDMGPSWYWMPDVFERFFADFGRKPSDYYQLDKLDPGYRVYFEDKSFVEISANIDEIYELFESEEKGSSKHLKKFLEAAEFNYKTAIENLVYKPGVSPLELITPVTLMRSHQFFSTISKTVRKHIKSKKLIQILEFPVLFLGAKPANTPAFYNFMNYADFGLGTWHPKGGMYKVVEAMITLAKELDVNLITHANVEKIHVNHHQVSGITVNSKIIESDILLSGADYHYTETLLDTKYKQYSETYWSKKVFAPSSLLFYVAFDKKIKNVNHHTLFFDTDFDIHATEIYDAPAWPKNPLFYASFPSITDPSCAPEGNESGVFLIPLAPGIEDTNELREKYFNMIMQRFEHLTNQKIKNNIIFRESFCVNDFIRDYNSYKGNAYGMANTLLQTAFLRPKIKSGKVQNLYFTGQLTVPGPGVPPALISGKIASELIHKKHS from the coding sequence ATGAGAAAAAATATTCATATCATAGGTGCCGGTTTTTCTGCACTTGCTGCTTCTTGTTATTTGGCTAAAGCCGGGTATAATGTTACTGTTTTGGAAAAAAATGCAACCATAGGGGGGAGGGCAAGGCAGCTAAAAAAAGAAGGCTTTACCTTTGATATGGGGCCTTCATGGTATTGGATGCCTGATGTATTCGAACGTTTTTTTGCTGATTTTGGAAGAAAACCTTCGGATTATTATCAATTGGATAAATTAGACCCCGGATATCGCGTATATTTTGAAGATAAGAGTTTTGTTGAGATATCCGCAAATATAGATGAGATATACGAACTTTTTGAGTCCGAAGAAAAAGGAAGTTCCAAACATTTAAAAAAATTCCTGGAAGCAGCTGAATTTAATTATAAAACAGCTATTGAGAATTTGGTGTATAAACCCGGAGTTTCCCCGTTAGAGTTAATCACTCCGGTTACTTTGATGAGGTCTCATCAATTTTTCTCCACCATATCAAAAACTGTCAGAAAGCATATCAAAAGTAAAAAACTCATTCAAATTTTAGAATTTCCCGTACTTTTTCTGGGAGCAAAACCTGCCAATACCCCGGCGTTTTATAATTTCATGAACTATGCTGATTTCGGACTGGGAACCTGGCACCCTAAAGGAGGGATGTATAAGGTCGTTGAAGCTATGATAACTCTTGCTAAAGAACTGGATGTAAACCTGATAACTCATGCAAATGTAGAGAAAATACACGTAAACCATCATCAGGTATCCGGCATTACGGTAAATTCAAAAATTATAGAAAGCGATATTCTGTTGAGTGGTGCCGATTACCACTATACAGAAACTTTATTAGACACAAAGTACAAACAATATTCCGAAACATACTGGAGTAAAAAAGTGTTTGCACCCTCATCACTGTTATTTTATGTGGCATTTGATAAAAAAATTAAAAATGTAAACCATCATACATTATTTTTTGATACTGATTTTGATATTCATGCTACAGAAATTTACGATGCTCCCGCCTGGCCCAAAAACCCGCTGTTCTATGCAAGTTTTCCCAGTATAACGGATCCGAGTTGCGCCCCGGAGGGAAATGAAAGCGGAGTATTTCTGATACCATTAGCTCCCGGTATTGAAGATACAAATGAATTAAGAGAAAAATACTTTAACATGATTATGCAAAGATTTGAGCATTTAACGAACCAGAAAATTAAAAATAATATTATCTTTAGGGAGTCTTTTTGTGTAAATGATTTTATAAGGGATTATAATTCTTATAAAGGAAATGCTTACGGTATGGCAAATACCTTATTACAAACAGCATTTCTGAGACCAAAAATTAAAAGCGGTAAAGTACAAAATTTATATTTTACAGGTCAGCTGACGGTTCCGGGGCCAGGTGTTCCACCGGCTTTGATATCCGGAAAAATAGCTTCCGAATTAATACACAAAAAACACTCCTGA